ATCCATGGTTTTATTATAACAACAATTCAGGCAGACATTGTCATACTTAATTATATTTTAACAAATTGCAGTTTTCGTCTCTTGTGCGCTCTTCATTTTTATAAATAGAAGTTCTTGCAATGACTTCGTCAAAGTCGACTAAATGTCCGTCAAAGTCAGGACCGTCAACACAAGCAAACTTTGTTTCTCCGCCGACGGTAAGCCTGCATGCTCCGCACATGCCTGTGCCGTCAACCATAATCGGATTCATACTTACTATAGTTTTAATTTTTTTATCTTTTGTTAAATCGCAAACAGCTTTCATCATAGGCATAGGACCTACAGCTATAACTTCATCAATTTGTTCTTTATTCATTAACTCTTCAACAACCTGAGTTACAAATCCTTCTCTGCCTAAAGAGCCGTCATTTGTTGTGATAAATAATTCATTTGCTGCGGATTTCATTTTATCTTCCCAAAAGATTAATTCTTTTGTTCTTGCGCCCATAACCATATAAACCTTGTTACCGGCGTCTTTAAAAGATTTTGCTATAAGGTAGCATGGCGCTGCGCCGTATCCGCCTGCAACGCAAATTACCGTGCCGACTTTTTCCGTGTGGGTAGGTACACCGAGAGGTCCTACGAGGTCATAAATTTCTTCGCCTTCGTTTATTTGTGCAAGTTTTTTCGTAGAAAAACCCACGGCCATATATACAATAGTCAAAAGCCCTTTTTCTTTATCAACATCAGCAATTGTAAGTGGAACTCTTTCTCCGTTTTTATCCGCTCTGAAGATAATAAATTGTCCTGCTTTTGCATTTCGTACGATAAAAGGTGCTTCTACCCGAATTTCGTATTGGTTAGGACAAAGTTCTTTTTTTGATACTATTTTGTAACCCATTTTTGCCTCTATATTTCATTTTACGCTAAAAGTATATTATAAAAACAATTAATAGGCAAAAAGTTTATAACGGACAAAACTTAATAAAGTAATGTTAATAGAATAATACATATATACTGGCAAAGAATATTTTGTTTATACTTAAAATAGTTGTAACAAATAAGGATTACAAGCATGGATAATTTTCACAGAAACCAAAACAACAAGGACATTAATTTCAATGGTTTACAAAGTATTTATAAGGCTGTTTCAAGAAAAACCGCTGCATTAGCAGCCGCACTTGGTATAACTGCAGGCGGAACAGGTTGTGCAGTAAGACATATAGATGTTTGTCTGCCTCCGCCAAGACCGGTTGTTGTTGCTCCTCCTGTAGTCGTTGCACCGCCTCGTATTGTTCTTCAACCCCCTGTTGTAGTACAACCTCCGGTTGTTGTCGCGCCTCCTGTCCTCGTAGTACCGGTACCGCCTCGTCCTGTATATATCAGACCTCCCAGACCTCATTATGTACCGAATTACAGACCTGCCCCAAGACCTCCTGCTCATATGAGACCATTTCCGCACAGATAATTAAAGCTTGTAACTTCGTACCTCTTGTACCCCTGTTTCACCGACTTTTTTATCGTCAAGGTTGTAGATGTTGCTTACGAATTTTTTAGTCGGGCTGCCGTCTGTATATAACCACAGATACTTCTTGCTGTTGCCCGGTGTTAAAGGTTCTTTTACTTTGATTTCAATATTTTCAATGAAGAAATCTTTAATTTTCATTATGTATTCTATCCCTTTAAACTCTTCTTTTTTAACCAGATTGCTTTTTCTGTCGTAATAAAAAGTAAAGCTTTTTATGCAATCATTGTTTTTGCAAGATAGCCAAAAGGTAATACAAAAATCGATTTTTATCCCTTCGCCTAAACGATTTTCAACCTCTTTTTTTAACGGTTTGTGTGCAAAACAGCGAAAATAGTTGATAGTGTGAGCATCTTTTGTATCATATTTATACCCGCAGCAAACATGAGCTACCCTAGGCAAGGGAGCTTTTTTCCATTTTTTGTTCATGATTTTTTAAGTCTCTTTTTACATATCCCGAAATTAAATTAGCATATTACAAAAAAATTCCAAAATTTCATAACAGAATATGAAGAAGTTTTTATTTAGCTTAATTTCAGATATAATCTTATTAAACAGAGAATTAACGAGGGATTTATGACAAAGTTAGATACAAGCGCTTTCGGAAAGAATGATATCAGAGGCATATACGGACAAAATGTTACTGTTGAAGTATTTTACTATGCAGGCAAAGGATATGCCAAATATGTCGCACAAAAGTTGAATAAAGAAGCTAAAGATGTATGGCTTTCTGTATCAAGAGATGCCCGCTTGCATTCATTGGAGCTTGTAAAAGCTTTGATAAAAGGTATTACATCGGTTGGTGCAAACGTAATAGATATAGGGCTTGTACCTACTCCGTTAGGGTATTTTTCAGAGGTTATAGATTATGAAATTAACGATAAACATATAGAAATCGACGGTGCGTTGATTGTTACGGCGAGCCATAACCCTTCCGAATATAACGGTTTAAAGATGACTTTGAACAGGCAGTCTTTGAACGAAAAAGATATTAAAGACGTCAAACAATTTGCCCAAAAAGCTTATGGCGCTAAGGAAAAATCTTATTATCAAATAGGAGAGGTGTTAACCTATAACTTAATTAATACTTATCTTGAAAAACAATTAAAACATTTTACTAAATTCGGTAAAGGCATTAAAGTCGTTGTAGACAGCGCTAATGCTACAGGCGGTATAGTAGCTCCCGACTTGTACAGAGAGCTGGGCTGCGAGGTGGTTGAACTTTATTCGGAACCTGACGGCAATTTCCCCAATCATCATCCAAACCCTTCCGATGAAAAAACGCTCGATGACATAAAGGCGAAAATTAAAGAAACAGGCGCTGATTTTGGTATAGCGTTTGATGGCGATGCTGACAGAATAGGTGTTGTAGATGATACAGGGTATTCTATCCCGGGAGACCAGTTGCTTTTGATTTTTGCTCTGGATGTTTTAAAAGAGCTTAAAGGCAGGGGCGAAAAGCCTAAAATTATATCAGAGGTTAAATGTTCACAGGTTCTGTTTGATATGATTAACGCAAATGGCGGCGAAGCTATTATGTGGAAAACGGGACATGGTTATATTAAGTCTAAAATGAAGGAAGAGCGGGCTATTTTAGCCGGTGAGATGAGCGGGCATATTTTCTTTAAGGATAGATATTACGGTTTTGACGATGCTATTTATGCAGGCTGCAGGGTCATTGAAATTGTTGCTAAAAACAAGTTGAATAACCCTGAATTTAAGCTGTCAGGTCTTATAAAGTCCCTGCCTCAGGTGCATACAACAAGAGAAGTGAGATATCCTTGTAAAAATGAGAATAAAAAACCTGTTTTGGCCGATTTAACCGGGCTGATTGAAGAAACTCCGAATTTATTCGGTTCCGAGATTAAATCCATCATAGATATAGACGGGTTGAGGATAATATTTGAAGGCGGATTTGCTATGATAAGACAAAGCAACACAGAGCCTGTATTTACATTGCGTTTTGAATCAAATGATAAAGAAAAAGCTCTAATGTATCAATCCGCTATGATTGAGGCATTGGATAGTATTGTAAAAAAATATAATCATCATGAAGAAATAGGAGTTTAAATATGGAGAAAAAATACCTTGCAATATCTATATTAGCGGTGTGCGTATTGTGTTTAGTTTTAGGGCTGGCAAAGCCGAGACCGTTTAAAACCGCTGATACCGGTCTATCTGCAATTCAAGCTCCCTCTCGTATTGCTTTGATAAATCTGGAAGGTCCTATAAGTTCAACTGTTTCAACAACTTTCTTCCCTGAATTATATTCAGCTACAAATGTTTTGGACTCCGTAAACAAAGCGGCGAAAGATAAAACAGTAAAAGGCGTGATTTTAAGAATAAATTCACCCGGCGGCACAGTATCGGCATCTCAGGATATTTATGATGCTGTTTTGCGTTTACGCAAGGAAAAGCCCGTTGTCGTTTCAATAGCTGATGTAGCAGCGAGCGGCGGTTATTATGTTGCTTCTGCGGCGGACAGAATAGTTGCGCAGGAAGGTTCTATGACAGGCAGTATCGGTGTTATTTTCAGTTTTATTGATGCCGCTGATTTAACCAGAAAAATCGGGCTTACCGATAATACCGTTAAAAGCGGCAGGTTTAAAGACGCAGGCTCATTCTACAGACGAATGACCACAGATGAAAAATCTTTATTCCAAACAACTATTTATGATGCTTATGACCAGTTTATTGATGCTATAGACAAAGGCAGAATACAAAGAAAAGATACTTATAAAGCTGAAAAGACAACCCTTACATTGGATACATTGAAACAATATGCAGACGGCAGAATTTTTCTGGGTTCTCAGGCAAAAAAAATAGGCTTTGTTGACAGTTTAGGCGGTCAGTACGAGGCAGAAAATCTTGCCAAAAATCTTGTACAGGAAAAGTTTAATATAAAAACAGAACTGCCTGTTGTTCCTTACAATAAAGATTCAAGCTTTAAATCCCTGTTAATGGGTATTGAATCTAAGTTTAATCATAACCCTATCTCATCTATGCTGCCCTTTAGCGTAAAGTACGCAAAGCAACCCCTGTTGTTATGGGAGTAAATTATGAACGAGTTTTTTGAAAAATTTTATGATATTTTGTTTGCCCCTTCAAAAGTTTTTGAAAGCATATCCTACGACAAACCTTATAAAATGCCGCTTTTAGTCGTCCTTTTAACTTCAAGCGTGGTTTTTTTAACAAATATAAAGGTAACCTTTACCCCTTTTGAGCTTTTGGGGCTGACGGGTTCTTGGCTGAGCGCCGTAATATATTGGCTTTTCTTTTGTTTATTTGTAAATTTATGCGCACAAATGTTCAACCT
The genomic region above belongs to Candidatus Gastranaerophilales bacterium and contains:
- a CDS encoding sulfide/dihydroorotate dehydrogenase-like FAD/NAD-binding protein, with protein sequence MGYKIVSKKELCPNQYEIRVEAPFIVRNAKAGQFIIFRADKNGERVPLTIADVDKEKGLLTIVYMAVGFSTKKLAQINEGEEIYDLVGPLGVPTHTEKVGTVICVAGGYGAAPCYLIAKSFKDAGNKVYMVMGARTKELIFWEDKMKSAANELFITTNDGSLGREGFVTQVVEELMNKEQIDEVIAVGPMPMMKAVCDLTKDKKIKTIVSMNPIMVDGTGMCGACRLTVGGETKFACVDGPDFDGHLVDFDEVIARTSIYKNEERTRDENCNLLKYN
- a CDS encoding phosphomannomutase/phosphoglucomutase, encoding MTKLDTSAFGKNDIRGIYGQNVTVEVFYYAGKGYAKYVAQKLNKEAKDVWLSVSRDARLHSLELVKALIKGITSVGANVIDIGLVPTPLGYFSEVIDYEINDKHIEIDGALIVTASHNPSEYNGLKMTLNRQSLNEKDIKDVKQFAQKAYGAKEKSYYQIGEVLTYNLINTYLEKQLKHFTKFGKGIKVVVDSANATGGIVAPDLYRELGCEVVELYSEPDGNFPNHHPNPSDEKTLDDIKAKIKETGADFGIAFDGDADRIGVVDDTGYSIPGDQLLLIFALDVLKELKGRGEKPKIISEVKCSQVLFDMINANGGEAIMWKTGHGYIKSKMKEERAILAGEMSGHIFFKDRYYGFDDAIYAGCRVIEIVAKNKLNNPEFKLSGLIKSLPQVHTTREVRYPCKNENKKPVLADLTGLIEETPNLFGSEIKSIIDIDGLRIIFEGGFAMIRQSNTEPVFTLRFESNDKEKALMYQSAMIEALDSIVKKYNHHEEIGV
- the sppA gene encoding signal peptide peptidase SppA — encoded protein: MEKKYLAISILAVCVLCLVLGLAKPRPFKTADTGLSAIQAPSRIALINLEGPISSTVSTTFFPELYSATNVLDSVNKAAKDKTVKGVILRINSPGGTVSASQDIYDAVLRLRKEKPVVVSIADVAASGGYYVASAADRIVAQEGSMTGSIGVIFSFIDAADLTRKIGLTDNTVKSGRFKDAGSFYRRMTTDEKSLFQTTIYDAYDQFIDAIDKGRIQRKDTYKAEKTTLTLDTLKQYADGRIFLGSQAKKIGFVDSLGGQYEAENLAKNLVQEKFNIKTELPVVPYNKDSSFKSLLMGIESKFNHNPISSMLPFSVKYAKQPLLLWE